Genomic window (Achromobacter sp. B7):
CAGCTTGTGCAAACTTTTGCGATTTTGACAAGTCAGGCCTTTTAAAACCTTCTTAATGATCTTTTGATAATCAAATGAATCTTTATTGATTCAAATCAATCGTTCAGGTAGCATCCGCAGCTTGGTGAAAAAACAGTGCCGCGGGGCGCAAGGTAAAAAATGAAGAATCAATTGAAGCGGCGCTTGCCCTTGACGGTATTGGGTTCGGTGTTGGCGATGGCCTTGGGCCTGGCCGGTTGCGGCGGTGAAAACCCCAGCCAAGCCCAGGCCGACACGCCACGCGCGGTGCAGGTGGTGCAGGTGCAACCGCAGCGCTACGCGCTGTCCAGCACCTTGCCGGGTCGCGTGGAGCCGGTGCGCGTGGCCGAAGTGCGTGCCCGCGTGGCCGGCATTGTGCTGTCGCGCAACTTCGAGGAAGGCGCGGATGTGAAGGCGGGCGACGTGCTGTTCCGCATTGACCCGGCGCCGTTCAAGGCCGCGCTGTCGCGCGCCCAGGGCGAACTGGCCAAGGCCGATGCCGCCGTGGCCGACGCGCAAGCCATCCTGAAACGCTATACGCCGCTGGTGAAGATCGAAGCCGTCAGCCAGCAGGACTTCGACACCGCCACCACCACGCTGAAAAGCGCGCAGGCCGCGCGCCGGTCCGCGCAGGCCGATGTCGAAACCGCCCAGCTGAACCTGGATTACGCCACCGTCAAGGCGCCGATTTCCGGCCGCATCGGCCGGGCGCAGGTGACTGAAGGCGCGCTGGTCGGCCAGAACGAAGCCACCGTCATGGCAAAGATCCAGCAGCTGGACCCCATCTACGTCGACTTCAACCAGCCCGTGGCCGACATGCTGCGCATGCGGGCGGCGTTGCAGAACGGCAGCCTGGGGCAGGGCGAGGGCGCAAGCATCTCGATCACTGTCGACGGTACGGACCAGAAACGCAGCGGCAAGCTGCTGTTCTCGGATATCGCTGTGGACCGAACAACCGGCCAGGTGTCGGTGCGCGGCGAGTTCGCCAACCCCGATGTGTTGCTGTTGCCCGGCATGTATGTGCGGGTGGAAACACAGCAGGGCGTGGACCCCAACGCCATCCTGGTGCCGCAGCGCGCGGTCACGCGCAGCACCGACGGCAAGCCGCAGGTGATGTTGGTGGGCAAGGACGACGTGGTGGAATCGCGCCCCGTGCAGACTGGCACGATGCGCGGCTCGGACTGGCACATCGTCGACGGTCTGGCGGCGGGTGACCGCGTCATCGTGGGCGGCGCGTCGGCCGCCGTGCCGGGCCAGAAAGTCAGCGTGGCGCCGGCGGCCGAACAAGCACGCGTCGCGGCCGCAAAGCCGGCTACAGACCCGGCTTCCGCCCCGGCCGCGAACTAAGCAGCCGCCCGTGCCCCGCGTGCATACCCAAAGGTAAATCATGTCCAAGTTTTTTATTGGCCGCCCCAATTTTGCATGGGTGGTGGCCATCTTCATTTCGCTGGCGGGCCTGTTGGCGATTCCGTCGCTCCCGGTCTCGCAGTTTCCGGTGGTGGCGCCACCCCAGGTGACGATTGCCGCCACCTATCCCGGCGCGTCGGCTTCGGTGCTGGTCGATTCGGTGACCAGCGTCATCGAAGAAGAGCTGAACGGCGCCAAGAACATGCTGTATTACGAGTCGTCCAGCAGTTCCAGCGGCAGCGCTGAAATCACCGTGACCTTCGAACCGGGCATGGACCCGGACCTGGCGCAGGTGGACGTGCAGAACCGCATCAAGAAGGCCGAAGCGCGCCTGCCGTCGGCCGTGACGCAGCAGGGCTTGCAGGTGGAGCAGGCCAGCTCGAACTTCCTGATGATCTACGCCCTGACGTACAAGGGCGAAGACGCGCACAAGGACGTGGTGGGCTTGTCCGACTACGCCGCGCGCCACATCAACAACGAAATTCGCCGTGTCAAAGGCGTGGGCAAGGTGCAGTTCTTTGGCGCCGAAGCGGCCATGCGCGTGTGGATCGACCCGCAGAAGCTGCTGGGCGTGGGCCTGTCGGTGGCGGACGTCAATGCGGCCATCGCGGCGCAAAACGTGCAGGTGCCGGCCGGCAGTTTTGGCAGCCGCCCGGGGTCGCCGGAGCAAGAGCTGACGGCCACGCTGGCGGTGAAGGGCATGCTGGATTCGCCGGAAGAGTTCGGCAACATTGTGCTGCGCGCGAACGCGGACGGCTCGGTGGTGCATCTGGCGGACGTGGCGCGGCTGGAAGTCGGTCGCCAGAGCTATGACTTTGAAACCCGCTTGAACGGCAAGAAGTCGGTGGGCGCGGCGGTGCAGCTGGCCCCGGGCGCCAACGCCATCGACACGGTCAAGGCCGTGAAGGCGCGCTTGCAGGAATTGTCCGCCTCGTTTCCCGAGGACGTTGAATTCTCGGTGCCGTTCGATACGTCGCAGTTCGTCAGCGTGGCTATCACCAAGGTGGTGCACACCTTGCTGGAAGCCATGGTGCTGGTGTTCCTGGTGATGTTCCTGTTCTTGCAGAATTTCCGCTACACGCTGATTCCCACCATCGTCGTACCGGTGTGCCTGCTGGGCACGTTCGCGGTGATGTCGGTGCTGGGCTTCTCGGTCAACATGATGACGATG
Coding sequences:
- a CDS encoding efflux RND transporter periplasmic adaptor subunit produces the protein MKNQLKRRLPLTVLGSVLAMALGLAGCGGENPSQAQADTPRAVQVVQVQPQRYALSSTLPGRVEPVRVAEVRARVAGIVLSRNFEEGADVKAGDVLFRIDPAPFKAALSRAQGELAKADAAVADAQAILKRYTPLVKIEAVSQQDFDTATTTLKSAQAARRSAQADVETAQLNLDYATVKAPISGRIGRAQVTEGALVGQNEATVMAKIQQLDPIYVDFNQPVADMLRMRAALQNGSLGQGEGASISITVDGTDQKRSGKLLFSDIAVDRTTGQVSVRGEFANPDVLLLPGMYVRVETQQGVDPNAILVPQRAVTRSTDGKPQVMLVGKDDVVESRPVQTGTMRGSDWHIVDGLAAGDRVIVGGASAAVPGQKVSVAPAAEQARVAAAKPATDPASAPAAN